From the genome of Synergistetes bacterium HGW-Synergistetes-1, one region includes:
- a CDS encoding cupin domain-containing protein — protein sequence MVRYIKNIPVEEIFTLADQVEYLPGQVVSRTISQNDAQSLTIFAFDKGEEISSHSSHGDAMITALDGEGRVTIDGKPFVLHKGESVLMPAGKPHAVFALEKFKMFLVVVFPLPITQNK from the coding sequence ATGGTCAGATACATCAAAAACATACCTGTGGAAGAAATTTTTACACTTGCAGATCAGGTGGAATACCTCCCCGGTCAGGTAGTCAGCAGGACTATTTCACAAAACGATGCCCAGAGCCTTACGATATTCGCTTTTGACAAGGGAGAGGAAATAAGCTCACATTCATCCCACGGAGACGCAATGATTACAGCCCTTGACGGAGAGGGCAGGGTAACAATAGACGGAAAGCCATTCGTGCTGCACAAGGGAGAGAGCGTTCTTATGCCCGCAGGCAAACCGCATGCTGTTTTCGCACTTGAAAAATTCAAAATGTTCCTAGTGGTGGTTTTCCCGCTCCCAATAACTCAAAATAAGTGA